A DNA window from Turicibacter sp. TJ11 contains the following coding sequences:
- a CDS encoding glycoside hydrolase family 32 protein yields MMTMQQFIDQIAAEKAKQLPIVNEDRWRNKFHLMAPIGWINDPNGLCYFKGLYHVFYQYSPLDAKGGLKFWGHYTSPDMVNWTEHEVALSPDIAADVDGVYSGSALIHNDEMYLFYTGNVKHKGDYDYILTGREQNVIMVKSTDGFNFSEKKVLLTNEDYPKNMGLHVRDPKVWEEDGTFYMVLGARSVDDKGYVILYQSTNLTDWELLSVPAGGLDDMGYMWECPDTFKLEGKDVFMFSPQGMDAKGFKYHNVYQSGYAIGSFDESKQVLSLGEFDELDRGFDFYAPQTFKNHDGRIIMYGWAGVPDAVEHVNPTIEKGWQHCLTLPRELVLKGEKIYQVPVEELKAMRQTETVIENIALDEQPVFELFEDDTYELNLDFKETTAFEILFREDCNLSWKDGVFTLALGESGYGRDKRQVELSNLSNVRIYSDHSILEIYLNDGEEVFTSRIYNKELDKKLSLKGTGHVTLTKWEL; encoded by the coding sequence ATGATGACAATGCAACAGTTTATTGATCAAATTGCTGCTGAAAAAGCCAAGCAATTACCGATCGTTAATGAAGATAGATGGCGTAATAAGTTTCACCTGATGGCACCAATAGGGTGGATTAATGATCCAAATGGATTATGTTATTTTAAAGGGTTATATCATGTGTTTTATCAATATTCACCACTAGATGCTAAAGGTGGATTAAAATTTTGGGGACACTACACGTCACCAGATATGGTCAACTGGACAGAGCATGAAGTTGCCCTATCTCCTGATATTGCAGCTGATGTTGATGGTGTTTATTCAGGATCAGCATTAATTCATAATGATGAGATGTATCTGTTTTATACAGGAAATGTTAAACATAAAGGAGATTATGATTACATTTTAACAGGGCGTGAACAAAATGTAATTATGGTTAAATCAACAGATGGATTTAACTTCTCTGAAAAGAAAGTTTTATTAACAAATGAAGACTATCCTAAAAATATGGGATTACATGTTCGTGATCCAAAGGTGTGGGAAGAAGACGGAACGTTCTACATGGTATTAGGTGCACGTTCAGTCGATGATAAAGGATACGTCATACTTTATCAATCAACAAACTTAACAGATTGGGAGTTATTAAGTGTTCCTGCTGGTGGATTAGACGATATGGGATATATGTGGGAGTGCCCAGATACGTTTAAACTAGAAGGAAAAGATGTTTTCATGTTCTCTCCTCAAGGAATGGATGCCAAAGGATTTAAGTATCATAACGTTTATCAAAGTGGATATGCAATTGGATCATTTGATGAATCGAAACAAGTTTTATCATTAGGTGAATTTGATGAGTTAGATCGTGGTTTTGACTTTTATGCACCACAAACGTTTAAAAATCATGATGGACGTATCATCATGTATGGATGGGCTGGCGTTCCAGATGCAGTTGAACATGTGAATCCAACGATTGAAAAAGGATGGCAACACTGCTTAACATTACCGCGTGAGCTTGTTTTAAAAGGTGAAAAGATTTATCAGGTACCAGTAGAAGAATTAAAGGCGATGCGTCAAACTGAAACAGTGATTGAAAATATTGCATTAGATGAGCAACCAGTTTTTGAATTATTTGAAGACGATACATATGAATTAAACTTAGATTTTAAAGAAACAACAGCATTTGAAATTTTATTCCGTGAAGATTGCAACTTATCATGGAAAGACGGCGTTTTCACATTAGCTTTAGGAGAAAGTGGTTATGGGCGTGACAAACGTCAAGTTGAGCTAAGCAATCTTTCAAATGTTCGTATTTATTCAGATCACTCTATCTTAGAAATTTATTTAAATGATGGAGAGGAAGTATTCACTTCACGTATCTACAATAAAGAATTAGATAAAAAGTTATCATTAAAAGGAACAGGTCACGTGACATTAACAAAATGGGAGCTATAA
- a CDS encoding DEAD/DEAH box helicase codes for MNFKELGISEPFVQILKKSGIIHPTPIQTQCIPLIKEFKDVIAEAQTGTGKTLAFLLPLFEMISPEINATQALIITPTRELALQITEEANKLATVKSINVLAAYGGRNIGSQLNKLKGTIHLIIATPGRLIDHLERGTINLNQTKTVVIDEADQMLLMGFRNEVDQILSMTPRNRQTLCFSATMTPNVKKLAYRYTYAPVNVSIEPKKVTIDNIHQEVIETTDRWKADTLCQVLEEDQPFLAIIFARTKRRADDLFLKMKKRGFNVQVIHSDIAQNKRERILKSFRDADLQYLIATDVASRGLDISGVTHIYNYDVPETPEIYIHRIGRTGRAGDDGYTCMFVAPKDCVEFNMIERKLRRNLPKRQLKEELRKTK; via the coding sequence ATGAATTTCAAAGAATTAGGTATTAGTGAACCATTTGTTCAAATTTTAAAAAAATCAGGGATTATTCATCCCACTCCTATTCAAACACAATGTATTCCATTAATTAAAGAATTTAAAGATGTTATTGCAGAGGCTCAAACAGGAACAGGAAAAACATTAGCTTTCTTGTTACCTTTATTTGAAATGATTTCTCCTGAAATCAATGCCACGCAAGCACTTATTATTACGCCTACACGTGAATTAGCACTTCAAATTACTGAAGAGGCTAATAAATTAGCTACTGTTAAATCTATTAACGTTTTAGCGGCTTATGGAGGGCGAAACATTGGCTCTCAGTTAAATAAATTAAAAGGAACCATTCACCTTATTATCGCCACTCCTGGTCGCCTCATTGATCATCTTGAGCGTGGAACGATTAATTTAAATCAAACTAAAACAGTTGTTATTGATGAAGCCGACCAAATGTTATTAATGGGATTTAGAAATGAAGTCGACCAAATTCTAAGTATGACGCCAAGAAACCGTCAAACGCTATGCTTCTCTGCCACGATGACACCTAATGTCAAAAAATTAGCCTACCGCTATACTTACGCGCCTGTTAATGTCTCAATCGAACCAAAAAAAGTGACGATTGATAATATTCATCAAGAAGTGATTGAGACAACCGACCGCTGGAAGGCAGATACACTTTGTCAAGTGCTTGAAGAAGATCAACCTTTTTTAGCGATCATCTTCGCTCGAACGAAACGTCGTGCAGACGATTTATTTTTAAAAATGAAAAAACGAGGATTTAATGTGCAAGTGATTCATAGTGATATTGCACAAAATAAACGTGAACGTATTCTAAAATCATTCCGCGATGCAGACTTACAATATTTAATCGCGACGGATGTCGCTTCCCGAGGGCTTGATATTAGTGGTGTTACCCATATTTATAATTATGATGTTCCAGAAACACCTGAAATTTATATTCATCGAATCGGTCGTACAGGACGCGCAGGAGATGATGGATATACGTGTATGTTTGTCGCACCAAAAGATTGTGTAGAATTTAATATGATTGAACGTAAACTTCGTCGTAATCTTCCTAAACGTCAATTAAAAGAAGAACTACGTAAAACAAAATAA
- a CDS encoding YitT family protein — protein sequence MNKINFKNYFVRILFFLVGCFIIQLGVAFFIKSNTGVDSFTIFMQGLSNLLNITVGQANILVMGIVFVGMLIFTREYIRLGTFLAVITAGPFLDLINMSLNNLGIDSLPLVVRLLIVAVSCVVIAIGFSILKSAELSVAPTDQLPLIIVDKTNWQYKWVRIGLDITFIVIGFSLGGVLGLGTIITTLLIGPCIQSFLPIIEKKAAQIIPN from the coding sequence ATGAACAAAATTAATTTTAAAAACTATTTCGTTAGAATCTTATTCTTCTTAGTTGGATGCTTCATTATCCAATTAGGAGTTGCATTCTTTATTAAATCAAATACAGGAGTCGATTCATTTACAATCTTTATGCAAGGGTTATCAAACCTATTAAACATTACGGTTGGACAAGCTAATATTTTAGTGATGGGAATTGTCTTTGTCGGGATGTTAATCTTTACACGTGAGTATATTCGCTTAGGAACATTCTTAGCTGTTATTACAGCAGGACCATTCTTAGATCTTATTAATATGTCACTTAATAATTTAGGAATTGACTCATTACCGTTAGTTGTTCGTTTACTTATCGTAGCTGTAAGCTGTGTTGTCATTGCGATTGGATTCTCTATCTTAAAATCAGCTGAATTAAGTGTCGCACCAACGGATCAACTTCCATTAATTATCGTTGATAAAACAAACTGGCAATATAAATGGGTTCGTATCGGTCTTGATATTACTTTCATCGTGATCGGGTTCTCATTAGGTGGGGTTCTTGGTCTTGGAACAATCATTACGACACTTTTAATTGGACCTTGTATCCAATCTTTCCTTCCAATTATCGAAAAAAAAGCAGCTCAAATTATTCCTAACTAA
- the pulA gene encoding type I pullulanase: MVTLQGRYSSYLDEYNKITILAPKSYYGGEIAPFKLVNTKTLEMFELKVEEKIDFGNEIKYTLSIQGFVEVGTEYQVIDCYQNASYLFLGYIARTEAFDKRFYYDGDDLGPTYSKEMTRFKLWAPTATQVQLILYEDDVTHFRRMNRQSKGIWELTIHQDLEGLRYRYEIVNNLVHQETIDPYAMASTVNAEYSVVIDPFKCIQIKQDLRLKLAQPTDAIIYELSIRDFTIDSSSKINHRGKFLGLTEGMRDELTGQTYGIEYLKELGVTHVQLLPIFDFEGIDETKSESSYNWGYNPVQYNVPEGSYALNPQDPYSRINELRIMINTLHEAGLGVIMDVVYNHVYERRTFPFDSMVPTYFYRYDYQGMPSNGTGCGNDLATERSMVRKYILDSIKFWIEEYGIDGFRFDLMGIIDVDTMNEVRQLCDELHPSIILYGEGWNMNTPLPQEQKAAKFNAYKLPHIGHFNDKFRDSIKGHTFNHRDRGLALGNFGYANVSKLLLAGSCGLNEGEMDMFYTPSQSINYVECHDNHTLWDRMLLSNTDEDEQTRQKRQILATAMVILAQGIPLIHCGQEFFRSKQGIENSYNSLDDINAIKWDEVYQHQKSINLIKGYIAIRKAHKAFRFSNAILVKKHLRIFQHHHSVIEYTLKNVKEYGEWDEIHVFFNTQNHEVNIPIVTNDFSLIANENQSGTESLMKVDGELTMAPLCTMILVK, encoded by the coding sequence TTGGTAACGCTACAGGGTAGATATTCATCCTATTTAGATGAGTATAATAAGATTACTATTTTGGCACCAAAGAGTTATTACGGCGGAGAGATAGCACCATTTAAACTAGTTAACACAAAAACATTAGAAATGTTTGAATTAAAAGTTGAAGAAAAAATAGATTTTGGTAATGAGATAAAATATACACTTTCAATTCAAGGATTTGTAGAAGTAGGGACTGAATACCAAGTCATAGATTGTTATCAAAATGCTAGTTATTTGTTTTTGGGATATATTGCTAGAACAGAAGCATTTGATAAACGTTTTTATTATGATGGGGATGATTTAGGTCCAACCTACAGTAAAGAAATGACCCGTTTTAAACTATGGGCTCCAACAGCTACGCAAGTTCAATTGATTCTTTATGAAGATGATGTCACTCACTTCCGTCGAATGAATCGACAATCAAAGGGAATATGGGAATTAACCATTCATCAAGATTTAGAAGGATTGCGATATCGATATGAAATTGTCAATAATTTAGTTCATCAAGAAACGATTGATCCTTACGCGATGGCTTCAACTGTTAATGCAGAGTATAGTGTGGTCATTGATCCGTTTAAGTGTATTCAAATTAAACAAGATTTAAGGTTAAAGTTAGCTCAACCAACCGATGCGATTATATATGAGTTAAGTATTAGAGATTTTACAATAGATTCCTCGTCAAAAATTAATCATCGAGGGAAATTTCTTGGGTTAACGGAAGGAATGAGGGATGAATTAACAGGACAGACTTATGGAATCGAATACTTGAAAGAGTTAGGTGTGACGCATGTTCAGTTACTTCCTATTTTTGACTTTGAGGGGATTGATGAAACGAAATCGGAATCTTCTTATAATTGGGGTTATAACCCTGTTCAATATAATGTTCCAGAGGGAAGTTATGCTTTAAACCCACAAGATCCTTATTCTCGAATTAATGAACTAAGAATTATGATTAATACGTTACATGAAGCGGGGCTTGGTGTCATTATGGATGTGGTCTATAATCATGTTTATGAACGACGAACGTTTCCTTTTGATTCAATGGTACCGACTTACTTTTATCGCTATGATTATCAAGGAATGCCTTCAAATGGGACAGGATGTGGAAATGACTTAGCGACTGAACGATCCATGGTGAGAAAATATATTTTAGATTCTATCAAGTTTTGGATTGAAGAGTATGGAATTGATGGATTTCGTTTTGATTTAATGGGAATTATCGATGTTGATACGATGAATGAAGTGCGTCAACTTTGTGATGAGCTACACCCTAGTATTATTTTATATGGAGAAGGGTGGAACATGAACACACCACTACCACAAGAGCAAAAAGCAGCTAAATTTAATGCTTATAAGTTACCTCACATTGGACATTTTAATGATAAATTTAGAGATAGTATAAAAGGTCATACGTTTAACCATAGAGATCGTGGTTTAGCGTTAGGTAATTTTGGTTATGCTAATGTCAGTAAGTTGTTATTAGCGGGAAGCTGCGGGTTAAATGAAGGTGAAATGGATATGTTTTATACTCCTTCTCAAAGTATTAATTACGTAGAGTGTCACGATAATCATACGTTGTGGGATCGAATGTTGCTATCTAATACGGATGAAGATGAACAAACTCGACAAAAAAGACAAATTTTAGCGACTGCGATGGTCATTTTAGCTCAAGGAATTCCACTTATTCATTGCGGACAAGAATTTTTTAGAAGTAAACAAGGCATTGAAAATAGTTATAATTCCTTAGATGACATCAACGCGATAAAATGGGATGAGGTTTATCAGCATCAAAAAAGCATCAATCTCATTAAAGGGTATATTGCTATTCGTAAAGCACACAAAGCGTTTCGTTTCTCGAATGCAATTCTTGTAAAAAAACATCTTCGTATTTTTCAACATCATCATTCTGTGATAGAATATACTTTGAAAAATGTTAAAGAGTATGGAGAATGGGATGAAATTCATGTCTTTTTTAATACTCAAAATCATGAAGTAAATATTCCAATTGTTACAAATGATTTCAGTCTCATTGCGAATGAAAATCAAAGTGGAACAGAATCGTTGATGAAAGTGGACGGTGAATTAACGATGGCACCGCTTTGTACGATGATTTTAGTTAAGTAA